The proteins below are encoded in one region of Segatella copri:
- a CDS encoding aldose epimerase family protein — protein MSTFKTLFMGVGFAAIATLSACSSSSNASLTQSGLNPADFDSTVLGKKTELVTLKNANGMEVCLTNYGGRVVSISVPDKDGKPTDVVLGYDNIHQYADTLNSPSDYGSSVGRYANRIKDAKLSLAGSTYQLKANDNGNCLHGGGATGWLNQVYDITEKNDSSVTFIINAKDGENGFPGNVTATAKYTVKSDNTLDIEFGATTDKETVVNMTNHSYFNLNGDPSKEGFDQIMYINADKFTPADSLYIPTGEIKSVDGTPMDFRKPAEIGKKVDYNFDQIKNATGYDHNWCLNTYKNGKGDDKTVCASLYSPKSGILLEVFTNEPGIQVYTGNFQGTGIACKHGIKYPKHVSVCFESQKYPDSPTKIAQGVKDWTDATLKPGEKYYSHLAYKFSVKK, from the coding sequence ATGAGTACATTTAAGACCCTATTTATGGGAGTTGGTTTTGCGGCTATCGCTACCCTCTCAGCTTGTTCATCAAGCAGCAATGCAAGTCTCACACAATCTGGTTTGAATCCGGCAGATTTCGATTCAACAGTATTGGGCAAGAAGACTGAGTTAGTAACTCTCAAGAATGCAAACGGCATGGAAGTTTGCCTCACCAATTATGGTGGACGTGTCGTTTCCATTTCCGTTCCAGACAAGGACGGAAAGCCAACAGATGTGGTTCTTGGTTACGATAATATCCATCAGTATGCTGACACCCTTAACTCTCCTTCAGACTATGGTTCTTCTGTAGGACGTTATGCCAACCGTATCAAGGATGCTAAACTTTCACTTGCTGGTTCAACATACCAGTTGAAGGCAAATGATAATGGCAACTGCCTACATGGTGGTGGTGCTACAGGATGGTTGAACCAGGTTTACGACATTACAGAGAAGAACGACTCATCCGTTACCTTCATTATCAATGCGAAGGATGGCGAGAATGGTTTCCCTGGCAACGTAACAGCAACAGCTAAATATACAGTCAAGAGTGACAACACACTCGACATCGAGTTTGGCGCTACAACAGACAAAGAGACCGTTGTCAATATGACCAACCACAGTTACTTCAACTTGAATGGCGATCCATCTAAGGAAGGTTTCGATCAGATAATGTACATCAATGCAGATAAGTTTACTCCTGCAGATTCACTTTACATCCCAACTGGTGAAATCAAGAGTGTCGATGGAACCCCTATGGATTTCCGTAAACCTGCAGAAATCGGCAAGAAGGTTGATTATAACTTTGATCAGATTAAGAATGCTACAGGTTACGACCACAACTGGTGTTTGAACACATATAAGAATGGTAAGGGCGATGACAAAACAGTTTGCGCAAGCCTCTACTCACCAAAGAGCGGTATCCTTCTTGAAGTATTTACCAACGAGCCAGGCATTCAGGTTTACACCGGTAACTTCCAAGGCACAGGTATTGCCTGCAAGCATGGCATCAAGTATCCTAAACACGTAAGCGTTTGCTTCGAGAGCCAGAAATATCCTGATTCTCCAACCAAGATTGCTCAGGGTGTAAAGGATTGGACAGATGCCACATTGAAGCCAGGAGAGAAATACTATTCTCA
- the galK gene encoding galactokinase — MDIEKVRSRFIKHFDGKTGNIYMSPGRINLIGEHTDYNGGFVFPGAVDKGIMAEIRPNGTDTVMLYSIDLKDRVEFKVNDPEGPRASWARYIYGVCQEMKALGVDVKGFNAAFYGDVPLGAGMSSSAALESCFAFALNDLFGDNKVSKWDLVLAGQATEHKYVGVNCGIMDQFASVFGKEGKLMRLDCNSREFEYFPFEPKGYKLCLVNSKVKHELAGSPYNDRRNSCENVVKHIAAKHPEAKFETLRDCTWEQLEEVRAEVGEEDYSRAHFVLGEKDRVLAVCDALEKGDYETVGQKMYETHYGLSKEYEVSCEELDFLNDVAKENGVTGSRIMGGGFGGCTINLVKDDIYDKFVEDITAKFTAKYGHAPEIYPVIISEGSHKVC, encoded by the coding sequence ATATTGAAAAAGTAAGAAGCCGCTTCATCAAGCATTTCGATGGTAAAACAGGTAACATCTACATGTCACCAGGTCGTATTAACCTGATTGGCGAGCATACCGATTATAATGGTGGATTTGTTTTCCCAGGTGCAGTAGATAAGGGTATCATGGCAGAAATACGTCCTAACGGAACAGATACCGTCATGCTCTACTCTATCGACTTGAAGGACCGTGTAGAATTCAAGGTTAATGATCCTGAAGGTCCACGCGCTTCATGGGCACGTTACATCTATGGTGTTTGCCAGGAGATGAAGGCATTGGGCGTTGACGTAAAGGGTTTCAATGCAGCATTCTATGGTGATGTGCCTCTCGGTGCAGGTATGTCTTCTTCTGCTGCTCTTGAAAGCTGTTTTGCTTTTGCTTTGAACGACCTCTTTGGGGACAACAAGGTTTCTAAATGGGATCTCGTTCTCGCTGGTCAGGCTACTGAGCACAAGTATGTAGGTGTTAACTGCGGTATCATGGACCAGTTTGCTTCTGTTTTCGGCAAGGAAGGTAAGTTGATGCGCCTCGATTGCAACAGCCGCGAATTTGAATACTTCCCATTCGAGCCTAAGGGCTATAAACTCTGCCTGGTAAACTCTAAGGTAAAGCACGAGTTGGCAGGTTCTCCATACAACGACCGCCGCAACTCTTGCGAAAATGTTGTTAAGCACATTGCAGCAAAGCACCCAGAAGCTAAGTTCGAAACTCTCCGTGATTGCACATGGGAGCAGTTGGAAGAGGTTCGCGCTGAGGTAGGCGAAGAGGATTACAGCCGCGCTCACTTCGTATTGGGCGAGAAGGACCGCGTTTTGGCTGTCTGCGATGCTCTTGAGAAGGGTGACTACGAGACAGTAGGTCAGAAGATGTACGAGACTCACTACGGCTTGAGCAAGGAATACGAGGTAAGCTGCGAGGAACTCGACTTCTTAAACGATGTTGCTAAGGAGAATGGTGTTACTGGTAGCCGTATCATGGGCGGTGGCTTCGGTGGCTGCACCATCAACCTGGTAAAGGACGATATCTACGACAAGTTCGTTGAGGACATTACAGCTAAGTTCACAGCTAAATATGGTCATGCTCCAGAGATTTACCCTGTAATAATCTCTGAGGGTTCTCACAAGGTTTGCTAA